A single window of Hyla sarda isolate aHylSar1 chromosome 2, aHylSar1.hap1, whole genome shotgun sequence DNA harbors:
- the LOC130357902 gene encoding protein spinster homolog 1-like: MASSQDPLLKEEEEAMEDHSDMDVEKGDIPERQNLPSLSVMSTARSIITVVILAFVNLLIYANRSSVAGVLPYIQKAYDTNASLSGLLNTLFIGSYVLVAPIAGYLGDHCNKKYTVCAGVIVWLSMTLTLSFIPDGYFLLFLLTSGLVGAGEATFCTIAPSIIADLFTSDQRTRMLNVFYSVIPVGCGLGYIIGPKVTDAARGDWHWAFRVTPGLGLIAVALMILVTKELPRTTTNGKNNKSQKFAKWATDLKKLLKNRSFMLTTMGSTAVSFIVGAIGVWGPSYLTHARTLLQEKDPCRAEPCDYHDILIFGVVTVVSGILGVVAGSEISKRYRKSNPRADPLVCGCAMMLSAPFLLLALTFGNISLVATNIFIFIGETLLSVNFTLISDIILKVVTPWRRSSALAMQMTIYHLLGDAGSPYLIGLISDTYEQGYAKSPLLKYRSLEYALMTCTIMAVIGGAFFMATALYIERDKKEAEMESEPPSSSSSSLLPADEDRASD; this comes from the coding sequence atggcctcttcacaagacccattgctgaaggaggaggaagaagcaatggaggaccatagtgatatggatgtagaaaagggcgatatccctgagaggcagaacctgccatctctaagcgtgatgtccaccgcacgttccatcatcaccgtagtgatcctcgcctttgtcaatttgctcatctatgcaaatcgctccagcgtggcgggggtgctgccttatatacagaaagcatatgacaccaatgctagtctgtccggcttattgaatacattgttcattggaagctacgtgctggtcgcaccaattgccggatatttgggcgaccactgtaataagaaatatactgtttgcgcaggagtcatcgtttggctgagcatgacacttaccctgtcattcatccctgacgggtacttcctgctcttcctgctgacgagtggactggttggagccggagaggcgactttctgcaccatcgccccctccatcattgcagacctttttacaagtgaccagcggacccgcatgctgaacgtgttttactccgtcatacctgtaggctgcggactaggatacatcatcgggcccaaagtgactgatgcagcaaggggcgattggcactgggcatttcgggtcacccctggcctgggcctcatagctgtggctttgatgattttggtcacaaaggagctcccaagaacgactacaaacgggaagaacaacaaatcccagaagtttgccaaatgggcgacagatctgaaaaaacttttaaaaaatcgaagcttcatgttaaccaccatgggatcgacggctgtatccttcatagtgggagccataggtgtatggggtccgtcatacctgacccacgcacgaacgctcctacaagagaaggacccttgccgtgctgaaccgtgtgactatcacgacatcctaatatttggtgtggttacagtcgtttccggcattctgggagttgtagcagggtcagagataagtaaaagatatcgcaaatcgaacccacgggcggacccgcttgtgtgtggatgcgcgatgatgctctctgccccttttcttctgttggcattgacttttggcaacattagcctcgttgccaccaacatcttcatcttcatcggagagacgcttctgtcagtaaatttcaccctcatatctgacattatactaaaagtagtaactccgtggaggagatcttcagccctggccatgcagatgacaatctatcacctcctaggtgacgccggcagcccgtacctcatcggcctgatatctgacacctacgaacaaggatatgccaaatcccctcttctgaaataccgcagcctggagtatgccctcatgacctgcaccataatggcagtcatcggaggggccttcttcatggccacggccctatatatagagagggacaaaaaagaagcagagatggaatcagaacctccgtcatcctcctcctcctcactgcttcctgccgatgaggaccgcgcttcagactga